From the Lolium rigidum isolate FL_2022 chromosome 2, APGP_CSIRO_Lrig_0.1, whole genome shotgun sequence genome, one window contains:
- the LOC124688226 gene encoding uncharacterized protein LOC124688226: MGNCQAAEAAAAVVQHPGGRVERLYWATSAAEVMRANPGHYVALVTLRVAENADGTGARRTVRLTRVKLLKPKETLLLGHVYRLITSHEVTKAVQARKEEKMTKARQQLQQLESSLSRQSKARPAADDGVDADDDDEASLDASLEQLARQDGDAHRSSGARHRQWRPSLHSIDEAAS, encoded by the exons ATGGGGAATTgccaggcggcggaggcggcggcggcggtggtacaGCACCCCGGCGGGCGCGTAGAGCGGCTGTACTGGGCCACCAGCGCGGCGGAGGTGATGCGGGCCAACCCGGGCCACTACGTCGCGCTCGTCACGCTCCGCGTCGCCGAGAACGCCGACGGCACTGGCGCCCGCCGCACCGTGCGCCTCACCCGCGTCAAGCTCCTCAAGCCCAAGGAGACACTCCTCCTCGGCCATGTCTACCGACTCATCACCTCCCACG AGGTGACCAAGGCGGTCCAGGCGCGGAAGGAGGAGAAGATGACCAAGGCGCGGCAGCAGCTCCAGCAGCTCGAGTCATCGCTGTCGAGGCAGAGCaaggcgcggccggcggcggacgacggcgtcgatgcagacgacgacgacgaggcgagcttgGACGCGAGTCTCGAGCAG TTGGCGCGGCAAGACGGAGACGCCCACCGGAGCTCCGGCGCCCGGCACCGGCAGTGGCGGCCCTCGCTGCACAGCATTGACGAGGCCGCGAGCTGA